In Triplophysa rosa linkage group LG2, Trosa_1v2, whole genome shotgun sequence, the genomic window GTGACGAACACACGAACAGAAAAAGCTGGACTTCCGGATAAAACAGGAAATTGGTGTCACAAGCCAAACACCCCGCATACAATCCGTCACATGCTTTTCAAGATGTTTGCCACAATCGTTCACAAACAGTTAAAGGTGaaagaatatttttttcaggTCGCCTGTTTACATTTAAGTTACAACACAAAGCATTGCACTTTGTTTTGTGATTTTGCATTAAACAGGATTTTGTCacatcacaaaatagaaagAGATCAacttatgaatattaattaggtcGTACATAATGGTCTTTAAATGATTAATGACATCACATTAAGCAGAAGCAGAGTGTCTGAAATCTGTGTGTACTGTTAAGAACGCCAGCAAAAACAGTGGAACGAGATTATAAGACGACACGAAGCTTGTGTGCTCACAAACATAATTCATGTCACTTTATTTACATCTGCGTGtaatgcatgtatttatttaaattcagtCTGTGTGGTTATGAGCTCTGGATGTCAGGGTTCAGGTTGATGAGGGTGTTACTGGCTCGGGCCAGTTCTGCGATAGACACTCGTCCTCTCTGTCTGATAAAGTCAGCCACAGCGTTCAGCTCCTCCGGGGTGATGAAAATAAACTTTCCTCTGTCATCAATCACCCCTGCagagaagcagagagagagagagagattacagCGAGAACAGTCACTGGACCATGTGAATTGAATTCTGAATGTGAACTGAATTGAGTTTTTGGCAAGAATGACAagatgcacaaaataaacacacacctgTGAGAGAACCTTGTGCCATCAAATCCTGCAGTCTGGCAATAGcatcctaaacacacacacgttttatcAGCACGAATTAAaggcaataaaataataacattatacataaatacatttttaataacatgATCACCTCTACATGACAATGAGAGCATTACAATGTCTCTTCTAAAATTAGGCTCGATTTCTTTGTGGGATGAAATAGGAGCAGCACGTGACGTTAACGGATTGGACGTGAGTACTGACCTGTGTGCGCATCCCAAAGTGAGACGCCAAATCCTCCAATAAAACCACTTTAGATTTCTGAACAGGACAGACGGAATCAACATTTAACTTGCGTATGTGAAaccataaaacattacactgtgATAATAATCAATAAGAAGTGACCAGAATGTGTgttaaagtgataattcaccccaaaatgaaagttctgtcatcgtttgctcaccctctcatcatttcaaacctgtatgactttcttccgcggaacacaaaagaagatattttgaagaatgtgtccattcaatagaagtgaatggggtccagtgctgttcgctTGCCAACATACTTCAAAagatcttttttgtgtgttctgcggaagaaagaaagtcataaaggatGGAAATGATGAGAGGGTGAGCaaacgatgacagaactttcatttttgggtgaactgtcgctttaaaGAATGCTGACGTGTCTTCGCTTTGTCTGTGATGTTTTCTGTCCAACAATAATGAAAGCTTAAGCGAAGGTAAGACGTAATCTGTTACCTTGACATAATCGATGAACTCTTGCAAAAGGTTACGAGactgaaatgtaaacaaacatacaaacactgTCAATTTGAATGGGTTTTCCTTCAGCGGACGCGAGAGCACATGAACAGACACACACCTCCTGCTCCGTGAGCTCCTCCGACTCTCCCTGCTCCTCAATCACAAAAGCCTCCTTCAGTCTCTGATACTCctcctcttctctcctctcctgCTCCTCTTTGGCTCGCCGCAACTCCTCTTCCTGTTCAGAAGCACAGGGGATTATCTCACCAATAGGATTTCGCACTTGTGGCCTTGTGTCTTATTAATGGAGACCTGTTTCTGCTCCTGGAGTCGCTCGTTCTCgtcctctttctgtctctcttggTCTCTGAGCTCCTGCATTTTCttcctctcctctcgttcctcCATTTCTGcctgcaacacaaacacacaaatatcaGGCGAGTACGCAAAGTTCAGCTGAACGTGAGACGGGTCAGCGCAGCGGGATCAGGACCTCTCTCTGAGCTTTCCGAGCCTGTTTCTCCTCCAGCTTCCTCTGTTTCTTCGCTCCAACTTTACCAGCGGCTTGAGGACGTTCTTCAGACGGATGTCTGTCCTCTTCAATCTCATCTGCTTCTACAGGATCGGCCTCTGAGAAGAGTTCATTGAGTTCGGTTAGAAATGGGTTCTGTAATGAACTCcgtcacaaaataaatgtaatcacGAACTGGTCATGTCTGaaagaaacacatttatttattttaaaacatttttaggttCTCATGATCTGTCTTTTGACCTTCATCATTACTGATGGGTAATACCGTCGTCTGGTGTGTTTTGCTGTATCCGTTGCTGTGCAGTCACCCTGCTGTGGAGGTTTCTACGGCGACGGGGCATCCCTGCCGACCGTTCCTCCACCGCCGCCTGTGGACGCGCTGCGGCTCTAACCGCCACATTCTGAGCGTGCTCACGATCTGCTGCTGAGAAACACACCGACAGTTTCAACAACACCACACGTGGGCTTTACATGTCATCCGTCCTACCTGCAGTTCATTTCCCACCTGTTCAGTTCAGTTAAATGTGTGCATTGTTGAGCTTAATAAATCAACCAACCAATGTGGGCTTTGAACCGACAGGCACATTTAATGACCAAATCTTACAAACCACATCCAGATCACAAATATAAGAAATCTGaaatttttaaaaccttttgcCCTTTGAAACATTAACTATGGTTTTAATGCAAGGATGCACTTTGATATTATATTAAGAAAACCTtcctcttaaagagacagttcacacaaaacgaaaattctgtcaaccttgttccaaatctgtattaatgtctttattctgatgaacacagagaaagatatttgtaagaatgcttataaccaaacacgtCTTGATCACCATTgagtaccatagtaggaaaatgacaatggtagtcaaaagtgccccagaacggtttgctgtcctacattcttcaaaatatcttcttttgtgttcaacagaacaaagaaatgtataaagctatttttcctactatggtagtcaatggtggccaagaactgattggttataagcattcttccaaatatctttctctgtgttcatcagaacaaagacatttacacctgatttggaacaactcgagggtgaggaaatgatgacagaattttcgtgaactgtccatttaaaaGTAGTGTTCCTCGTGCAAAATATAACACAGTGATCTTAAGGTTAAATATGAACGTCACATGCTCACGACAGGTTTACATCCAAAGAAATATCCAACTTAAAGTATTCACATGCGTCACATTGGTGTCAGGGTGTAATGTTGTTATAAAAGCTTCAGAGACTTTTATTGTCCCTGTCTCGTTATTATTCAGTACATTACTGGACTTGGCAAGATTGCATTTGCTGTCGTTTATTCTCTAAATGGTAAAATGCACAACATTTCTTTATTGTCAGATATCGTGAGCATCTGTCATACATCTATGTGTAGCATCTGTCAAAAGattaaagtcatttattttactCACCTGTCTCGACACGCGCACGAAATTTCACAGCAAACAGTATGAGAATGAGCAGAATACTCGCAGATAGTATATAAATAACTACATCCATTTTAATcgataaaaataatacattaaagagTAAAAATCCGATGACTGTTACATTGGACTCTGTGGAAGTTGACGTTGTATTTGCGTGTTTAACTTCCGGGTCACATGCGCCACCTGCAGGACTGGAGTAGACAATCATTAACAACAAGTCTGGCTTtagagggacagttcaccccaaaattaaaattctgtaatcaaTTACTcgccttcaagttgttccaaaatgtgtatcaatgtctttgttctgataaacacagagaaagatatttggaagaatgcttctaaccaaacagttcttggccaccattgactaccacagtgggaaaaaaatcacttgaacacaaagaagcacatttgaagaatgtaggacagcaaacagttctggggcacttttgactaccattgtaatttttcctactatgggagtcaatgggggtagagatctgtttggttataagcattcttctaaatatctttctgtgtttatcagaacaaaaaatgtatagattcggaacaactcgaaggtgagtaaacgatgatagatttttcatttttgggtgaagtatccctttaaattgggCCCTTCtggcattgtttttcagtcttgTGTCAAACAGCACTAGGCTCGTTTTTGCCACGAGTCTGGTCAGCCAGAAGAAACAAAAAGCCAAGCATTAATTTGGTTACATCCTGTCTTGAGTTAGGCTTACCGTAAAAGGAAAATTGTTCGGTTAAGATTTGGGTCGGTTTCGGTTAGCCAAACAgttaaaagcaacaaaaacgGCCAATAATAATATCTTTCAATATGATATTATTACCATCACGAAAAACCTTAGCAGATACATCAAAAACAATTTATATCAAATGAGGAATACAACAAGTAGTTTTAAGAAggcaaatatttatattacattacattaaaataatttaaaactattgtagatttttaaaaatattatttgtatgggtgttttttgtgaCTGAATGGTACTTAAGTAATTACAAATCAGAAAACagcaattatatataaaaagtattatattacattcaaaTACGTTTTCAAATGTAGAAAAATGTACTTGCTgaataaagtttttaaaaaaagaaataacatttcaagaacacttttattttaatgcaataCCTTTATAAAAGAACTGAcaatcattcaaataaaaacaaaccaagctGCAGAACTGGGAAATGAAACACTAACATGACTAAAGGCCAACACTTCTAATGAAgagtttttaatgaatttattaaGGAAACAGCTGAAGGATTCCACAGTCAAACACATTTACTCTCTGTAGGGTTGAGgaaattcagattttttgtatttatatagcgaATTCTTTCAGTGCCCAGGATTTGGTGGCGATCTCCTGCTGGAGTCTGGAGTATTCCTCAGCCAGAGCCTCAAAATCCTTCCCGTAGATCTCAAAGGACGCAAGCTTGGACTCCACCGCCTGCTTCTCCATCTCTGAAGATTTTTGCTCTGCGTTGAGTTTCACTCTAAACACAATAATGAATCATAACTGACTACAGAACCAGTGTTTAAACGTCCTCCTGCTCTTTCATTGGTAATCATTATTTAAATGactaatttaaatattatttaaatgactaaattaaCAAAAGGCAAGATTTCAGAGAGCAGTCCATGTGAAGATACTCGCTGACGTGACTCACGTAATTCTTTTATGAGCTGCGATCTTGTCTCTCGTGTAGGTGTCAAGTTGAACTTCCAGCATCTCTGCCCTGAAAACTCATCGTTACAGAAATACCtccattcatttaaataaacgagcacaaaacaaaccaacgACGGTCATACCTTATCTTCTGCAAACCGATCTCACATTTGGCTTCAAAGTACTCGATCTTTTTTCTGTCCAGATCTTTCTGTGCTTTCAGCCGGAGATCCAGAATGAGACACTGCAGGATCTTCATACATTTCA contains:
- the LOC130548198 gene encoding DDRGK domain-containing protein 1-like isoform X2, producing the protein MDVVIYILSASILLILILFAVKFRARVETADREHAQNVAVRAAARPQAAVEERSAGMPRRRRNLHSRVTAQQRIQQNTPDDEADPVEADEIEEDRHPSEERPQAAGKVGAKKQRKLEEKQARKAQREAEMEEREERKKMQELRDQERQKEDENERLQEQKQEEELRRAKEEQERREEEEYQRLKEAFVIEEQGESEELTEQESRNLLQEFIDYVKKSKVVLLEDLASHFGMRTQDAIARLQDLMAQGSLTGVIDDRGKFIFITPEELNAVADFIRQRGRVSIAELARASNTLINLNPDIQSS
- the LOC130548198 gene encoding DDRGK domain-containing protein 1-like isoform X1 gives rise to the protein MDVVIYILSASILLILILFAVKFRARVETAADREHAQNVAVRAAARPQAAVEERSAGMPRRRRNLHSRVTAQQRIQQNTPDDEADPVEADEIEEDRHPSEERPQAAGKVGAKKQRKLEEKQARKAQREAEMEEREERKKMQELRDQERQKEDENERLQEQKQEEELRRAKEEQERREEEEYQRLKEAFVIEEQGESEELTEQESRNLLQEFIDYVKKSKVVLLEDLASHFGMRTQDAIARLQDLMAQGSLTGVIDDRGKFIFITPEELNAVADFIRQRGRVSIAELARASNTLINLNPDIQSS